From the Paenibacillus sp. MMS20-IR301 genome, the window ACTACCTGGCGCAGCTGGGCTTTGAGATCGAAGCTTTGTTTCTGCAGGGCATGCTCATCATAATCCAGTGAGGATAGGGTGAGCAGCTGCTTGCTGAGCATGGATAACCGGCGGCTCTCATCATCGATAATTGCGAGGTATTCCAGCCGCTGGTTCTCCGGAAGGGTACCGTCTTTGAGCGCATGGGCGAAACCCTGGATCGAGGTCAGCGGTGACTCAATTTCATGCGAGACGTTTGCGACGAATTCCTGCCGTGCCCGGTTCGTGCGCTCCAGCTCACGGCTCATTGTCATGAAGTGTGAGGCCAGCTGGCCGATTTCATCGCGCCGTGCCGTATAAAGCTTAATATCATACCGGCCCTTGGATATTTTGAGTGTAGCTTCAGTCAGGCGGGTGATCGGTTTCACCACATGGAATACAGTAACCAGTACGAACCACAGGCTGCACAGAATCGTGACGGCAATCAGCACGGCAAAAAAGATCCGCAGCTCGCCAAACTGCACCTGAGCATCCGGACGCATGAACAGCGCATAGGTCTCGCCCTCGATCTGCACCGGAACCCCAATTGAATTACTCAGCTGGTTATCGAAAAATCCGGTCACGAAGACTTTACTCGGGAAATTCCCCACCCCGTGATAGGTTTCTCCGGCCAGTACCTTTTGCAGCTCCCCCTCCGGCAGATCATTTTTGCGGAACGGCAGACCGTAGAAATGCTCATCCCCCTTGTCATTGGCGAGTAGCATCTTATATCCCAAAGAGGCTGTACTGAGCAGATATTCTTCAACGGCTTCCGGGTGATCCTCAAGGAACTGCTGCAGCCCGATGGCCATGCGGGTCAGCTTGGCATCGTTTTGCGGCTTGATTTTGGCCTGATAATAAAAGTTTGAAGCCAGGAACCCGAGTATACTGCTGATCACAATGACCGAGCAGAACAGAATGCTCATTCTGACATACAGCGATCTCATGGATTCACCACATCCACCTTATAGCCGATTCCCCGCACAGTGCGGATCGTGAAGTCATTCTGATAATCAGCGAACCGCTGGCGCAGCCGTTTGATATGCACATCGACTGTCCGCTCATCGCCCTCATAATCCGCACCCCAGACCAGCTCAATAAGCTCACTGCGTGTGAACAGCCGTCCCGGATATTGTGCCAGCTGGGCCAGGAGTTCAAATTCCTTCACCGGCAGCACGAGCACTTCATTGCCTCCTGAGATCTCATAATTTTTGCGGTCAATGACTACTGAATTCAGGCGGATCCGGTCGTCAGAGGCAATCGAATAGCGGCGGAACAGCGCCTTGATGCGGAACAGCAGCTCCTCCGGCTCAAACGGCTTGGTCACATAATCATCCGTCCCGTGCAGATACCCCTGCTCCTTATCACTAAGCTGCTGGCGGGCAGTCAGCAAAATGACCGGGATATCATAAGTTTCCCGTATGTATGCACACAGCTCCAGCCCGTCCATATGCGGCATCATCACATCCACCACCGCCAGATCGACTGTCTGATCCTTCAGCAGCGTCACCGCCCCGCGCCCGTCGCCCGCCTCCAGCACAAGATATCCCTCTCTGGTCAGTACATGCCGCAGCAATGTGCGGATATGCAGGTCATCATCGGCTACTAGAATTTTCTTCATATGGGTTCCTTCTTTCTCTCGCTATTTAGCTCCCCTGTCCGCAGCCTATACCAGATATGGCATGACGCTGTCCTTCAGCGAAGTAACAAGCCGCCCGGTAAGCTGCTCCAGGTCCTCCGAAGTCGAGGCCGTATCCAGCCTACTGAGAAAAGCATAGATCCAGTGCTGCACTCCGTCATCCTGACGGTGCACCACCGGCTTGCCGGCAGCCTCTGCCAGTACTCCGGCCAGATCAGCGAAATTCCAGGTCCGCGGCCGGGCCAGCTCATAGATCCGGTTGCCTGCTCCGCTTCCGGCCAACACCGCAGCCGCAGCTAAAGCCAGGTCTTGCCGGGTAAGCGAATTGAATTGCCATTCGCCGGGTGCGGTAACCAGCTCGCCGCTGGCAAGGGCTTCTTTAAGCCCCAGCACGGCTACGAAATCGGTATAAAGGGCATTTCTCAGAAAAGTATACTCCAGTCCGGAATCTATAATGGCCTGTTCTGTTAATGCATGCACATTGAACTGCTCAGGTTGTCCGGTATTCTGCCGGGGAAAAGCAAGGCTTGTATAAAAAATATGTCCGACTCCAATTCTCTTGGCGGCATCGATGACCGCCTTGTGCTGAATCAGGCGGAGCTTGTCATCGGTATGGGAGCTGGAAATCAGCAGCAGCCTGCTGAGTCCGGCGAAGGCGGTATCCAGGGAGTCCGGCACATCATAATCGGTATAGCGTAATTCTACCCCCTGCTCCCGCAGCTCCGCGGCTGCCTCAATCCGCCGTACACCGGCAATAATCTGCCCGGTTGGTACCCGCTCCTGTAAATACTTAATTATCAAATGCCCTAATTGACCGTTAGCACCTGTAATCATTATGGTCATAATCTTAATCTCCTTCGTGACAGCAAATTCGAATCTCATGCGCTATCCGTATTCTAGTAGTTGTCCCGCTCCTTAATTCTGGCTCAGCTTCCCAAGCAGGTCCAGCAGCTGCTTAAGCTCCGCCTCATCCAGCCGCGACATCACAGCTGCCACCGCTTCACGGTTGCCAGGCAACTGTTCAGCTAACAGCGACCGCCCTGCGGCCGTAATTGTAATTACGCTCTTCCGCCCGTCCAGGGCATGTCCGGCACGGCTGATATAACCTTCCTTCTCCAGCGGGCCCAGCAGCAGGCTGATATTGGCTTTGGTCACACCGATCCGCTCTGCAAGCAGCGACGGGAGAATATTGCCCCCCTGCTTAGCAATCTCTACCAGTACGCGGATCCTGGCCCCGTTCAGGCCCCGCCCCTGCCAGTATTTCTCCGATACCGCCACTGCACCCGCAGTTGCCCCAACGAGTGCAAAGAACACTTCATTGGCCAGCGGGGGCTCCAGCACATATTGCTGCAGATTATCCGTCACATTGTTCAGCTCCATTTAGTTAATAGCTTAACTATATTGTCAAAAGCATAACTTATTCTGCTGATCATGTCAAAGGCAGGGTGAACTACTCCCACCTATAGAGGTGTGAGCTTCTTGGAAACAGCCCATACTTGCTCTGGAGACTACCTTCCGAAGCAGCGGTTAGGCTTATACACCAAGCGATCCCCGCAGTCCCTGCGGTTCCCTTCAGCGTTAGATTTAGGCGGTTCCATAGAGCTGACGCAGCCCTTCTGCCCGGATGTTCCTGCTTGCATTTACGTCCCGGTCATGCGTGGTTCCGCAGCTTGGACAGCTCCATTCCCGGATGTGGAGGCCCTTTTTTTCATCCCGGTGCCCACAGGCCGAGCAGAGCTGGCTGGAAGGGAACCAGCGTCCCACCCGGATCACTTGTTTCCCATACCACTCTGCTTTGTAGGTCAGTTTGGACAGAAAGGCGGACCACGAGACATCATGAAGACTACGGGCAAGCCTGTGGTTTTGAACCAGCCCCGTGACATTCAGGGTCTCCACACAGATCACGTCGTGGTTGTTGACGAGTTCCGTACTGAGTTTGTTCTGAAAGTCATTCCGCTGATTGGCTATTTTTTCATGCAGCTTAGCCACAAGGATACGCTGCTTCTGGTAATTACGGCTACCTGCGAGGAGGCGCCCCTCCTTCTGGGCCTGCAGCGCTCGGCGCGACAATTTACGCTGGGCCTTGGAGAGTCGGTCTGAGGTTTTCATCAGATGCTTCGGATTCTGGACTTTCGTTCCATCGGAGAAGGCGGCAAACGAAGTGACCCCGAGATCCATCCCGATGACCGAGCCGGTTAATGTCTTCGCTTCCACCTTCGTTTCGCACAGAATGGACACAAAATACTTACCGGTAGCCGTACAGGAGATGGTGGCCGATTTGATCTGGCCCTGAAGCTGCCGATGCAGCTTGATCCGCACAGGTTCCATCTTGGGCAGTTTCAAATAACGTCCTGCCACAATCGCGATGGTTCCATTCTGATTGTTCGCGGTGTAGGACTGGACCGGATGTTTACGGGATTTCCACTTTGGAAAACCGGAGGAAGGATGACGGAAAAAGTGGTTATAGGCGGCCTTCAAATGAAGCTGGGCATTGCATAGGGCCAAGCTGTCGACTTCTTTAAGAAAAGGATATTCTTTTTTGTATTGAGCGGGTGTAGGAAGCTTGATGGGATCACCGGTTTCCCGGTGCTTTTTGTAGGATTCGATGCGATCATTCAGCATGAGGTTGTAGACTTTACGTACACAGCCGAAGCTTCTCACCAAGAAATCAGCCTGCGGAGCACTTGGATATAACCGAAATTTGAAAGCTTTGAGCACGAAGCGTCACCTCAACTTCTATGAATCAAAACAGGAATATATGTTCTTGTTTCGATTTTACCAAAAATCTTCTAAAAAGCAAAGACAAACCGTTATCATTCATCCCGCCACTTTAGAAGTGGGGGAATTCTGACAACGATTTGTTAAAACCCCCGCCTTCAATTGAAAGCGGGGGCGGGAAATCTGCCAAATCTTCCGCCGTCAGGCCAATACTGCTTGTGGTGCTGAAGTTACAGATTCATCACCGTAGCTGATGTTGCCTTCCAGCACTACCGTAAGCTTAATCAGCTCGGACCGGCTGGCCAGCCGGATTGGCGGACCCCAGGTACCATAGCCGGAGGAAACAATGACGTGCAGTTTCTCCTTAAGCAGATAACCCCAGTCGAGCTCGAACAGGCGTCTCGTAATCCAGTGATTCGGGGCAATCTGCCCGCGGTGGGTATGGCCGGACAATAGAACATCCACGCCAGCCTGTGCAGCCAGATCAAAGCCTGTCGGCTGATGATCCATCATAATAATCGGACGCGAGCGG encodes:
- a CDS encoding response regulator transcription factor, producing MKKILVADDDLHIRTLLRHVLTREGYLVLEAGDGRGAVTLLKDQTVDLAVVDVMMPHMDGLELCAYIRETYDIPVILLTARQQLSDKEQGYLHGTDDYVTKPFEPEELLFRIKALFRRYSIASDDRIRLNSVVIDRKNYEISGGNEVLVLPVKEFELLAQLAQYPGRLFTRSELIELVWGADYEGDERTVDVHIKRLRQRFADYQNDFTIRTVRGIGYKVDVVNP
- a CDS encoding HAMP domain-containing sensor histidine kinase; translated protein: MRSLYVRMSILFCSVIVISSILGFLASNFYYQAKIKPQNDAKLTRMAIGLQQFLEDHPEAVEEYLLSTASLGYKMLLANDKGDEHFYGLPFRKNDLPEGELQKVLAGETYHGVGNFPSKVFVTGFFDNQLSNSIGVPVQIEGETYALFMRPDAQVQFGELRIFFAVLIAVTILCSLWFVLVTVFHVVKPITRLTEATLKISKGRYDIKLYTARRDEIGQLASHFMTMSRELERTNRARQEFVANVSHEIESPLTSIQGFAHALKDGTLPENQRLEYLAIIDDESRRLSMLSKQLLTLSSLDYDEHALQKQSFDLKAQLRQVVQIMEWHLTEKELAVRLNAADITLQGDSNLLYQVWMNLVSNAVKYTPAGGTISIAASRAEQNCIVTVTDNGPGIPAEQLPMIFDRFYKADQARTRDSNSSGLGLAIALKIIQAHNGTIEVKSTVGEGTAFTVTLPLL
- a CDS encoding MarR family winged helix-turn-helix transcriptional regulator, producing the protein MELNNVTDNLQQYVLEPPLANEVFFALVGATAGAVAVSEKYWQGRGLNGARIRVLVEIAKQGGNILPSLLAERIGVTKANISLLLGPLEKEGYISRAGHALDGRKSVITITAAGRSLLAEQLPGNREAVAAVMSRLDEAELKQLLDLLGKLSQN
- the tnpB gene encoding IS200/IS605 family element RNA-guided endonuclease TnpB, yielding MLKAFKFRLYPSAPQADFLVRSFGCVRKVYNLMLNDRIESYKKHRETGDPIKLPTPAQYKKEYPFLKEVDSLALCNAQLHLKAAYNHFFRHPSSGFPKWKSRKHPVQSYTANNQNGTIAIVAGRYLKLPKMEPVRIKLHRQLQGQIKSATISCTATGKYFVSILCETKVEAKTLTGSVIGMDLGVTSFAAFSDGTKVQNPKHLMKTSDRLSKAQRKLSRRALQAQKEGRLLAGSRNYQKQRILVAKLHEKIANQRNDFQNKLSTELVNNHDVICVETLNVTGLVQNHRLARSLHDVSWSAFLSKLTYKAEWYGKQVIRVGRWFPSSQLCSACGHRDEKKGLHIREWSCPSCGTTHDRDVNASRNIRAEGLRQLYGTA
- a CDS encoding NAD(P)H-binding protein, translating into MRFEFAVTKEIKIMTIMITGANGQLGHLIIKYLQERVPTGQIIAGVRRIEAAAELREQGVELRYTDYDVPDSLDTAFAGLSRLLLISSSHTDDKLRLIQHKAVIDAAKRIGVGHIFYTSLAFPRQNTGQPEQFNVHALTEQAIIDSGLEYTFLRNALYTDFVAVLGLKEALASGELVTAPGEWQFNSLTRQDLALAAAAVLAGSGAGNRIYELARPRTWNFADLAGVLAEAAGKPVVHRQDDGVQHWIYAFLSRLDTASTSEDLEQLTGRLVTSLKDSVMPYLV